The nucleotide sequence AGGAGATCGCGGCGCCGGGCATGGTGATGAACGGCTCGCGCGACGAAGGCGCGCTGGTCGGCAACATCAAGCCGGGCGCGATGCCGCCGGGCCGGGGCAACATGCTCACCCGCAAGTACGGCAAGCAGCTCATCCAGGTGTCGTGGATCCAGCCCGACTGACCGTGCCGTTCGTTCCCGATCCGGCCACAGTCACGGCCGGACGGTTTCGTGAAACGGTCACGTGGTCCGGCGGGGCGGCCTGCTTTTGGCCGGATCGGGAACAGGCGGCCGGACGCGCTCCCGGCGAGGTGAGTAGGTTCCTCTCCGAGGGCGCGCCCCGACGGCCGGGCGCGGGGGAACGCGACGAAGTGGGCGGGAGCTGCCGGTGACGGTCCGGGTTGCGGTGGACTTCGGGACATCGAGCACCTGCGTCGTCGCCTCGGTGAACGGGCGCGAGCCGCAGGTCGTGGTGATCGACGGCCAGCCGCTGATGTCCTCGGCGGTCTACGCGGCGGCGGACGGCACGCTGTTCGTCGGCCAGGAGGCCGAGCGGCAGGCGGCGGTCGACCCGTCGCGGTACGAGCCGAACCCGAAGCGGCGGATCGACGAGGGCGAGCTGCTGCTCGGCGAGAACGTCCTGCGGGTGACCGACGTCGTGCACGCGGTGCTGGGGCGCGCGGTGTCCGAGGCGCGCCGCCTGGCCGGGGACGCCGAGGTGGACCTGCTCGTGCTGACCCACCCCGCGGACTGGGGCGCGATCCGCACCAGGCTGTTGCGGCAGGCCGCGGGCGGGCTGGCGCGCGAAGTCGCGCTGGTGCCGGAGCCGGTGGCCGCGGCGGTCTACCACGCGGCGACGTTCGCGCCGCAGGACGTGAAGGACGATCGCACCGTGGAGTTCAGCGGCCGCCCCGGCGAGGCGCTGGCGGTGCTGGACCTCGGCGGCGGCACGGTCGACGTCAGCGTGGTGCGGCGGTTGCCGCCGGACCCCGCGCGGGACCGCGCCGGCCGTCCCCAGCGCGGTGGTTTCCAGGTGCTCGCCACCCGCGGCGATCCCGCCTTCGGCGGCGCGGACATCGACCAGGCGTTGCTGGAGCACCTCGGTTCCCTCGTTTCCGCGGCCGATCCGGCCGCCTGGCGCGAGCTGGTCGAAGGCCGCGAGCTGGCCGACCGGCGCCGGCGCCGCGTGCTGCGCCAAGACGTGCGGGGCGCGAAGGAGACGTTGTCGCGGCACGCCTACACCGACGTGCCGATGCCGCCGCCGTTCGCCGACGCGCACGTCACGCGCGAGGACCTCGAGCGGCTGATCGCGGCGCCGCTGGGCCGGACCGTCGAGCTGACGGTCGCCGCGATCGGCGACGCGGGCCTGCGGCCGAAGCAGCTCACGGCGATCTTCCTGGTCGGCGGGTCGAGCCGGATCCCGATGATTTCGCGGCTGGTGCACGAACGCACCGGCGTCGTGCCGACGAGCCTCGACCAGCCCGAGACGGTCGTCGCGCGCGGCGCGCTGCGGGCGGTGCTGGTGGACCCGGACCGCACCGGCGCGCTGCCCGGCGAAGCGATGGCCCGGCTGGGCGCGGCCCCGGGCGGCGCCCTCAATCCGGCGGCGCAGCGCACGGAGGTCGTCCGCCCCGGCGAC is from Amycolatopsis mediterranei and encodes:
- a CDS encoding type VII secretion-associated protein translates to MTVRVAVDFGTSSTCVVASVNGREPQVVVIDGQPLMSSAVYAAADGTLFVGQEAERQAAVDPSRYEPNPKRRIDEGELLLGENVLRVTDVVHAVLGRAVSEARRLAGDAEVDLLVLTHPADWGAIRTRLLRQAAGGLAREVALVPEPVAAAVYHAATFAPQDVKDDRTVEFSGRPGEALAVLDLGGGTVDVSVVRRLPPDPARDRAGRPQRGGFQVLATRGDPAFGGADIDQALLEHLGSLVSAADPAAWRELVEGRELADRRRRRVLRQDVRGAKETLSRHAYTDVPMPPPFADAHVTREDLERLIAAPLGRTVELTVAAIGDAGLRPKQLTAIFLVGGSSRIPMISRLVHERTGVVPTSLDQPETVVARGALRAVLVDPDRTGALPGEAMARLGAAPGGALNPAAQRTEVVRPGDVAPRPAPPRSGPGGFPNRPAPPPSPPSGQPVARPWPPPAGPPARPNPPGPPAGARPAPEPAGKSRRKLWGLIAAAVVVVAALVVAGVLVFENSGNQAESGRTLSQYDFKFVAPEDWVQTDDRVADKQVVIHPQESRDGNDLLVAQEYVMDYDATADPQRLVDALKRRADEKPALYSAFNPSLSYAGKTVIGYHESKQDRPDLQVDWYVVAKGRIRVHVGCQYATSALRDRVAAACAQAVRTVEILN